One window of Atribacterota bacterium genomic DNA carries:
- a CDS encoding sugar phosphate isomerase/epimerase — protein sequence MATQIKGPAIFLAQFTTPNPPRNNIENFAQWASDLGFKGLQVPSWDPNMIDLDKAATSKMYCDDYAGRLGKKNLTVTDLYGLQGQMIAIHPAMEDLFASFHPAGLKGKALVEWAQRELMKIVDASVNLGCKGVPVLSGGMAWNFVYPWPQRPAGLIEMAYKELAKRWLPVLNYAADKGITINFELHPGCDLFDGATFDMFLDYTNNHPAACINYDPSHFVLQQLDYIEFIRVYADRIKGFHVKDGEFVPSAKQGVYSGMQPWPKRAGRFRTVGDGQVNFKKVFSLLTEIGFDGWAVLEWEDPVRSPDQAAEIAVQFIEDHLIEVAEYAFDNFLATGVNEEENKRILGIVD from the coding sequence ATGGCCACACAAATTAAGGGTCCAGCGATTTTTTTAGCCCAGTTTACCACACCAAACCCGCCTCGTAACAACATTGAGAATTTTGCGCAATGGGCTTCGGATCTGGGGTTTAAGGGATTACAGGTCCCTTCATGGGATCCGAACATGATTGACCTTGACAAAGCTGCCACATCTAAAATGTATTGTGATGACTATGCCGGAAGGCTTGGGAAAAAAAACTTGACTGTAACCGACCTCTATGGTCTCCAGGGTCAAATGATTGCTATTCATCCGGCTATGGAGGATCTATTTGCTTCTTTCCATCCAGCTGGTCTTAAAGGAAAAGCACTGGTAGAGTGGGCGCAACGAGAACTCATGAAGATCGTTGATGCCTCGGTTAACTTAGGATGTAAAGGTGTTCCAGTGCTTTCGGGTGGTATGGCTTGGAATTTTGTCTACCCCTGGCCACAACGTCCAGCGGGACTGATTGAAATGGCGTACAAGGAATTGGCCAAACGCTGGTTACCGGTTTTAAACTATGCGGCTGATAAAGGAATTACCATTAATTTTGAACTCCATCCCGGCTGTGACCTCTTCGATGGTGCAACTTTTGATATGTTTTTGGATTACACCAACAACCATCCGGCGGCATGCATCAACTACGATCCGAGCCATTTTGTGTTGCAGCAGCTCGATTACATCGAATTCATCAGAGTATATGCCGACCGAATTAAGGGATTTCACGTTAAAGACGGGGAGTTTGTGCCCAGCGCAAAACAGGGTGTATATTCTGGAATGCAACCTTGGCCGAAAAGAGCGGGTCGTTTCCGTACCGTTGGTGATGGTCAGGTCAACTTCAAAAAAGTCTTCAGTCTCCTTACCGAGATTGGTTTTGATGGCTGGGCAGTTTTAGAGTGGGAAGATCCGGTGCGGAGTCCGGATCAGGCGGCGGAAATTGCGGTTCAATTTATCGAAGACCATCTCATTGAGGTTGCTGAATATGCTTTTGATAACTTCTTAGCCACCGGTGTGAACGAAGAGGAGAATAAGAGGATTTTGGGAATTGTTGATTAG
- a CDS encoding substrate-binding domain-containing protein, producing MKKVLGICVTVLFIMVSGLAFAARELPPDAVVAGVVNANERLEDGTVGVDMSVLALTPEDEQKLRDGNYTAAIVMHVLDSSWSQQQIAGMKSIFDKYNVKVISITGANAQPEVQMDNIESVIAMKPDVILSIPVDQTSETPAYLKIAEAGIKLVLLDMIPVMLEHGQHYVTVVSSSSYGNGVAAADIMAYEFIKRGVENPKVAVMKLNFKHFVTEERLRGFKERVSQAYPWINIVAEYDFPFDMPKVTEISAGMLTAYPDLDGAFVIWMTPAMSLVAAARELGKDPKKFVITTVDLEEDGAYEIASDGYIKGTGAQDPYTNGQAEALAACRAILGYENPKYIAVPGYAVSRQNIIEGYKKILGVEPPDKIKQAAMQQ from the coding sequence ATGAAAAAAGTACTCGGGATTTGTGTCACCGTATTGTTCATTATGGTTTCTGGGTTGGCTTTTGCTGCCCGCGAGCTTCCTCCCGATGCTGTTGTGGCTGGTGTGGTCAATGCCAACGAACGTTTGGAAGACGGGACTGTCGGCGTGGATATGAGTGTACTCGCACTTACCCCCGAGGATGAGCAAAAGCTTCGGGATGGTAACTACACTGCAGCGATCGTCATGCATGTTCTTGATTCTTCCTGGTCACAGCAGCAGATTGCCGGAATGAAATCGATTTTTGATAAATACAACGTCAAAGTGATTTCCATTACGGGCGCTAATGCTCAGCCCGAGGTACAGATGGACAACATCGAAAGTGTTATCGCAATGAAACCGGATGTGATCCTCAGCATCCCTGTTGATCAGACCTCCGAAACCCCTGCATACCTGAAAATCGCCGAAGCAGGTATTAAACTTGTGCTCCTTGACATGATTCCCGTCATGCTCGAGCATGGGCAACACTATGTAACAGTGGTGTCGTCTTCAAGTTACGGAAATGGGGTGGCTGCGGCGGATATCATGGCCTATGAATTCATCAAAAGAGGTGTCGAGAACCCCAAAGTTGCAGTGATGAAACTGAACTTTAAGCATTTTGTCACTGAAGAGCGGTTGCGCGGTTTTAAGGAACGCGTAAGTCAGGCGTATCCATGGATCAACATTGTGGCAGAGTATGATTTCCCTTTTGATATGCCTAAGGTGACCGAAATTTCCGCCGGAATGCTTACCGCTTACCCTGACCTTGATGGAGCGTTTGTCATCTGGATGACTCCGGCAATGTCACTTGTTGCAGCAGCGAGGGAGCTTGGGAAAGATCCAAAGAAGTTCGTGATTACCACCGTGGACCTTGAGGAGGATGGGGCGTATGAAATTGCTTCGGATGGGTACATTAAGGGTACTGGTGCTCAGGATCCCTATACCAATGGTCAAGCCGAAGCACTCGCCGCCTGTCGGGCAATTTTAGGGTATGAAAATCCCAAGTACATCGCTGTTCCTGGTTATGCTGTTTCTCGGCAAAACATCATTGAGGGATATAAGAAGATTTTAGGTGTGGAGCCACCGGACAAGATTAAGCAGGCGGCGATGCAGCAATAA